From the genome of Nakamurella flavida:
CCTGGCCGGCGACGGTCTGGCCGTGTCGGTCGCCGATCTGGGCTCGGCCCGCGCCGCCGCGGACGGTGTGGCCGCCGAGATCACCGCGGCCGGGGGGACGGCGATCCCGCTCTCCGTGGACGTCACCGACCCGGACGCGGTCGACGCCGCCGTCGCCGATCACGTCGAGGCGCACGGCGGGCTCGACGTGATGGTGGCCAACGCCGGGATCGCGATCACCGTTCCGCTGGTGGAAACCACTGCGGCGCAGTGGAAGACGACGATGGACGTCAACCTGGCCGGGGTGTTCCACTGCTACCGCGCGGCGGCCCAGCAGATGATCGAGCAGGGCCGCGGCGGGCGCATCATCGGTGCGGCGTCCGTCGCCTCGCACCGGGCCGGCAAGTTCCAGGCCGCGTACTCGGCGTCGAAGTTCGCAGTCCGCGGGATGAGCCAGTCGGCGGCGCAGGAACTGGCCGAGCACGGCATCACGGTGAACTGCTACAGCCCGGGCGTCGTGCACACCCCGATGTGGGAATCCATCGACCAGGCCCTGGCGCAGCGCAAGGGCACCGAGCTGGGTTCGGAGATGCAGGCGATGCTCGGGGTGATCCCGCTGGGCCGCCTGGAGACCCCGAACGACGTGGCCGGGGTCGTGTCGTTCCTCGCCTCCCCGGACGCGGCGTACATGACGGGCCAGTCCATCGTCGTCGACGGCGGCATGTGGTTCTCCTGACCGGCGGTCCGGTCGGTGGTCTGCTCCACTGGGGCATGACCTCTGCACCGCCGCCCGCCCGATGACCGCCGGCCCGCTCGCGGGGCTGGTCGTCGTCGATCTCAGCCGTGCCCTGGCCGGACCGCACGCCAGCATGGTACTGGGCGATCTCGGTGCCCGCGTCATCAAGGTGGAGACCCCGGGCACGGGTGACGACACCCGGGGCTGGGGCCCGCCGTTCGTCCGGCCCGACGATCCCGCGGCGAGCGCTGAGTCGACGTACTTCCTGTCCTGCAACCGGAACAAGGAGTCCATCGTCCTCGACCTGAAGTCCGACGACGGCCGGAGCACCCTCGGCGCCCTGCTGGAGCGGGCCGACGTCCTGGTGGAGAACTTCCGTCCCGGTGTGCTCGACCGCCTCGGTTTCGGCACCGACCGGCTCACCGCGCTCAATCCCGAGCTGATCACCCTGTCGATCTCCGGGTTCGGACACGACGGTCCGGAGGGCGGTCGGGCCGGCTACGACCAGATCGCCCAGGGGGAGGCCGGTCTCATGTCGTTGACCGGGTCCGGCCCGGACGACCCGCAGCGCGTGGGCGTTCCCGTCGGAGATCTGCTGGCCGGCCTGTACGGGGTGGTCGGCGTGCTGGCTGCGCTGGTGGAACGGGCGACCACCCGCCGGGGGCAGCGGGTCCGCACCTCCCTGCTCGGCGGCATCGTCGGAGTGCACGCCTTCGAGGGGACCCGGTGGACGGTGGCCGGGCAGGTCGGCCACGCCCAGGGCAACCACCACCCGTCCATCTGCCCGTACGGGTTGTTCCGCTGCGCCGACGGATCCGTGCAGATCGCCGTGGGCAGCGAGACGCTGTGGCGGCGGTTCTGCACGGAGTTCGACCTCGACCCGGACGCCGCCGGGCTGGCCACCAACCCCGACCGGGTGGAGCACCGGGCCCAGGTCATCGCCCTGGTGGAAGCCGCGTTCGCCGATCAGGACAGCACACCGCTGCTCGCCCGACTCGACGCCGCCGGCATCCCGGCCGGCAAGGTCCGCACGCTGGGCGAGGTGTACGAGTGGGAACAGACCCGCTCCCAGCACCTCCTCGTCGACGTCGAGCACGAGACACTGGGGACGACAACCCTTCCCGGATCACCGTTGCGCTTCTTCGACGGTGCGGACGTCGAGACCACCAAGCTCGACCACCGCGCACCCCCGGTGCTCGACGGGGACGGGGATGCCGTGCGGGCCTGGTTGCGCGAGGGCTGAGCTCGGGGGGCGGTCGACGGCTCGGGGCGTGGCCAACGCCCCGAGCCCGAACCCCTACGCGCCCCGGTTGCGTGAACGCGCCCCGCATCGCGGGCGCGAACGACAGACCCGGGCGCGTGCACACCCACCGCCCCGACCCCGGCCGCGCACGCGCCCCGGTTGCGTGAACGCGCCCCGCATCGTGGGCGCGAAAGACAGACCCGGGCGCGTGCACACCCACCGCCCCGACCCCGAACCCCTACGCGCCCCGGTTGCGTGAACGCGCCCCGCATCGCGGGCGCGAACGACAGACCCAGGCGCGTGCACACCCACCGCCCCCAGGCGCTCCCCCGCACATCTCCCGGATCCCGCCCTTGCACTAATTCACTAACTGACTAGTGTAATCGCGGTGATCGAGTACAGGATCGACCGGCGAGCGGGGGTGGCCACCTATCTGCAGATCGTCCAGCAGACCAGGCAGGCGTTGCTGCTGGGACGCTTGCACGTCGGTGATCAACTGCCCACGGCCCGAGAAGTTGTGGCCAGTACGGCGATCAACCCCAACACCGTGCTCAAGGCCTATCGCGAGCTGGAACGCGAAGGGCTCGTGCAGGCACGGGCCGGGGCCGGCACGTTCGTGACCCGGGACCTCGCCCGGGAGGAGAGCGATCAGCACTCCGCCCTCGGCGCGGAGCTGGGCGCCTGGGTGGAGAAGGCCCGTCGGTCCGGTCTGGCCCGGCACGAGACCGAAGCACTGATGAAGGCCTGGACCGACCAGGCGTACCCCGACGCGGAAGGCATCCGATGAGCGCCACGACAGCGGTCGAGACCCCCCTGGAAGCGGTGGATGTCGGCCGTCGGTTCCGCCGGGGCTGGGCTCTGCGAAACTGCTCGTTCGCGTTGCGGGAGGGCCGGATCACCGCCCTGGTCGGCCCGAACGGGGCCGGGAAGTCCACCCTGATGGCGATGGCCACCGGGTTGTTGGAACCCACCGAGGGCCGCATCGACGTGCGGGGCGCGACGGTGGACACGAAGGCCATGCACCCCGCCCTGGGTTATCTCGCCCAGGACAAGCCCCTCTACCGGCGCATGCGGGTCCGCGACATGGTGACTGTGACCGGCCGGCTCAACCGGCGGTGGGATGAGCCCCGCGCGCTGCGGCTCATCGAGGACGCGCAGGTGCCGATGACGGCCCGCATCGGGTCGCTGTCAGGCGGCCAACGCAGCCGCCTCGCCCTGGCCCTGGTACTGGCCCGCCGGCCCAGCGTGCTGTTGCTGGACGAACCCCTGGCCGATCTCGACCCGCTGGCCCGGGTGGAGATGCAGCAGACCCTGCTCACCGAGGTGATGGACACCGGGATGACGGTGCTGCTGTCCTCACACATCATCAGCGAGATCCAGGACACCTGCGACGATCTGCTGCTCGTCCGCAGCGGCGGCATCACCCTGAACGGTGCCGTCGAGGACATCCTCGGCTCCCACCAGGTACTCGTCGGACCGGGCACGGCCGACGGTGTCGGCGGCCTCGGCTGGCTGCCTGCGTCCGGCGTCGTCGAGATCAACCACGCCGCCCGGCAGACCACCGTCCTGCTCGACGGCACACCCCCGCCGCTGCCCGTGGGCTGGTCCCAGGCGCCCGCCACCCTGGACGAGGTCGTCATGGCCCACCTGCGCATCGACCGCGACGGCGCCCGCCCGCCCGCGGACGGAGTGACGCGATGAGCGGCCCGGCCGTGTCGAGCGAACCCCGCGTGACGCCGACAGCGGCACCGGAGCATCGGCCCAGCCTGCTGCGCGCCGTCTGGCGGATCCACCGCGCCCTGGTGTCGGGCTGCGCGACGCTCGGCGTCCTCCTGATCGGACTGCTCGTGCTCGTCCGGGTCCGGGCCGGGCAGGAGAGCGACCGGATCCTGGCCACCGCCGTCGAGTGCCGGACGGACGGCCCGACGGGCCCGCTCTGCCAGGCCTTCGTCCAGGACGCCCTTCACCGCGACTTCCGCCTGACCAGCGCTGTTCTCGCCCTCGCCTGCGTCGGACTGGGTGCGCTGTCCGGGGCGCTGGCCGGCGCGCCGGTGTTCGCGCGGGACTTCGAGCAGCGCACCCAGGTGTGGGCACTCACGCAGTCGGTGGGGCGCACGAGCTGGTGGGCGGCGAAGGTGCTCGTCGTCCTGGTCCCGGTGGTGGCGGTGATGCTGGCCGTCGGCGCCGTGTCGAGCTGGTCGCTGGATGTCTTCGCCTGGGCCGACCGACCCATGGCGACGGAGTTCTTCGTCAGCCGCTCCTTCATCCCCGCCGCGGTGGCCGTTCTGGCCATGTCGCTGGGACTGTCCGCCGGAATCCTCTGGCGGTCGACCGTCGCCGCCGTGCTCACCGCCGTCCTGCTGACCGTCGCGGTGGTGAGTGGCGGCGAGTACCTCCGGCCGCACATGCTGACCGCGGATCGGTACGAGCAGCCGGTCATGGACACGTCGGTGCCGGTCATCCCCGATGACGTCCTCTGGGTCGACTCCGGATATCTCACCGCCGCGGGCCAACCGATCGAATGGAGCGGAGCATGCGAGAACCTCGGCCTCCTGCCGACCGAGGACCCGCCGTCACAGGAGCAGTACCAGGTGCTCTACGCGCGGTGCTTGGCGCAGCAAGGGATCTCCTCGGACTACAGCGATGTGCTCCCGGCGTCGAAGTTCGGCCTCCTGCGGGTGGTCTGGGCCGGCTGGGTCCTGCTCCTCTCCGGCCTGGTGCTGGCCGCCGGGTACCTCGGACTGCGCCGGCGGGTCCTGTGACCACCTCCGTCGGCCCTCGCACGGCGTCCCGCTCCGCAGGATGGCCGGGGGTGCTGCGGGTCGCCGCCCGGCTGCACCGTCCGTTGCTCGTGCTCATCGCCGGCCTCGGCGTCCTCGCCCTGGCCGCGCTGATCGTCCACCGGATCATGGTCGACCGGGCCGTGGCTCAGCTGCAGGACCTCGCGGGTCCGTCCTGCCCGCAACCGTTCTCGGTCCAGCCCACGGGCGACTGCCAGAATGTCATCGACCAGGTCGTCTACACCCGGTTCGGCGAGTCCTACGGCATCCTGCATCTGGGGGTGGTCCTGCTGGCCATCGGACTCGGGGCGCTGGCCGGGGCCCCGGTCTTCGCGCGGGAGTTCGAACAGCGGACCCAGGTGCTCGCGCTCACCCAGTCGGTCGGTCGCACCCGGTGGTGGGTGGCCAAGGTGCTGGTCGTGCTCGTTCCGCTCGCCCTCGTGCTGCTGGCCGTCGGCATGACCGCCACCTGGGCCTTCCGGTACTGGCCGTTCGCCGAGGCCGGCATGGACATGGGTCCGTCCGACTTCCTGGCCACGTCGTTCCGCCCGGCGGTGATCGGCATCGTGGCCGCCGCGACGGGGATGACGGCGGGCGTCCTGGGGCGGTCCACGGTCGGGGCGATCGTCGTCGCCGGCGTGCTCTGCTGTGCCGTCGTCTACGTCGGGGAGCTCGCCCGTCCCCACCTGGCCACGGCGGACCGCACCGTGGAACCGGTGTCGAGGGGCGAGTCCGCCCGGATGTTTCCCCAGGGGGCGTGGTTCCTCCGCAACGGGTACACCGACGCCGCCGGTGATCCGATCACCTGGGACGGCAACTGCGTGTTGTGGGAGCAGCCGGAGTCGGCCGTCGAGGACCCGGACGGCACCGAGACCCTGGACCGCTGTTACGCCCTGGCCGGGATAGCCGGGCGGTACACCGACACCATCCCCGAGTCCCGTTTCTGGATCGTCCGCACGCTCTGGTCGGGCGGCCTGCTGGTGCTGTCCGGGCTTGTATTGGCGGTGGGGTGGCTGCGCCTGCGTCGTCGGGTGCTCTGAGCGAGCGCCACGCGGATGCAGGCTCACCGGGCCCGGCGAGGGGCGGGCCCGACGGGTCCGGCTGCGGGCGCCCGCGCCGTCTGCCAGGGTGACCGCAGCGGAACGCGAGGAAGAAGCGGAGCGGCCATGCCCAGCGCACTGGTGCACATCACGATCGACAGCGCGGACCCGTTCGCGCTGGCCACCTTCTGGAGCGCCGTGACCGGTCATCCGGTCAGCGACGAGGACGAGCCCGGTGACGACGAGGTCCTCGTCGAGCTCCCCGGCGGGCCCGGCCTGCTGTTCATCCGGGTCCCGGAGGGCAAGGCGGGCAAGAACCGGGTGCACCTGGACGTGCGGCCCACCAAGGGCACACGGGATGCCGAGGTCGATCGGCTCCTGGTGCTCGGCGCCACCCTCCTCGACGACCGCCGCGACCCCGATGGCCCCGGGTGGGCCGTGCTGGCCGATCCCGAGGGCAACGAGTTCTGCGTGGAGCGCGGCGAGGCCGAGCGCGGGCGGTCGACGCCGGACTGAGCACCCCGACCGGGGTCAGCGGACCCCGGGCGTGGCGACGAGGGGCCGCGGGACGGCCGGCGTCACCGGGGACATCTGGAAGAAGGCGCCGGCCTGCGGCGTGCACAGGATCGCCAGGACGGCCACGCTCAGAGTTCCGGCGACCATCGCCCCGTCGTGCACCAGCCCGTCCGTGCGCACCGCGAGGAACACACAGGCGAGCAGCTCGACCACCGACATGGCCGCGGCGGTCGTCCGGGCCCATTCCCGGCCGGCGGACAGGCCGTGGGCCACCCCGAGGAAGGCTGCGCCCCACAGGAGGAACAGCATCCCGACGGACGCCGCGGCGTTCACCACGGTCAGGGCGGCGATGCCGGCGGCGAGGGCACCGAGCCCGCCGGCGGCGACGAGGATGACCGCTCCGGTGACGATGCCGGGCCGGTAGGTGGAGGGGACGGGGCGGGTCTCGAACATGGGGTGCTCCTGCGGGGCGGGGGGCCGACCGGGTGTTCCCGGTGCTGATCGCCACGGTGCCGCGGGAGGCAGATCGCCGACGTCCGGTGAACGGTGGATCGACCGGGGGACATCGCGGTCCCCCGATCGGCGCGCGCCCGCGCGGGTGGCCGGCTCAGTGGTCGAGCGGGTGGGCCAACTCGTCGGCCTTGAGTCGGCCCAGCCACAAGGCCAGGGCGGACAACGCGACGGGCACCAGGCCGGCCAGCGCGAAGACCAGCGGGATGCCGAGCAGTGCCCCGGCCGGGCCGGCCACCGCGATGGAGGCGGGCATGAGGATGAGGCTGACGAAGAAGTCCAGGCTGGACACCCGCCCGCGCATGCCGTCGGGCACCCGGCGTTGCAGCAGGGTGCCCCAGATGACGTTGGCGCCCTGCGACGTCACGCCGACCAGGACGACGGCGGCGACCATCATCCACAGGGCGTCGACGATGCCGAGCAGGGCCATCGGGGCGGAACCCAGGCCCCACAACCAGATCATCACCGTCAGGTAGCGCCGCGGCAGCTTGCGTGAGGACACCAGCAACGCCCCGACGGCGCCGCCGATGCCGAACGCGGCCAGCACCAGGGCGTGCCCGTTGGCGTCGCTGCCGAGCTCGCGGATGGCGAACGGCAGCAGCACCTCGATGGGTCCGATGACCATGAACACCAGCACGACGGCGAAGAGCAGGGTCGTGAGCAGCCAGCGGGTCTGCACCAGGTAGCGGAAGCCGCCGCGCAGGTCGCCCCACACCGACACGGCCGCCCGTTCCGCCGATCGCGGACCGGGCCGGTGCCGCACCCTGCTCAGACACAGCGCGGCGATCAGGAACGCCACCCCGTCCACGGCGATGGCCAGACCGGGCGAGAAGGCGGTGACCAGGACCCCGGCCAGCGCCGGACCGGCGGCGTTCTGGGCGAGCGGGCGCAACACTCCCTCCAGCCCGTTCGCGGCCAGCAACTCGTGCTCGGGCAACAGGTTCGGCAGCAACGCGGTGTACGAGGGGAGGAACAGCCCCTCGGACACACCGAGGACGAGGGCACCGGCGGCCAGGTGCCAGAGCTGCA
Proteins encoded in this window:
- a CDS encoding VOC family protein, giving the protein MPSALVHITIDSADPFALATFWSAVTGHPVSDEDEPGDDEVLVELPGGPGLLFIRVPEGKAGKNRVHLDVRPTKGTRDAEVDRLLVLGATLLDDRRDPDGPGWAVLADPEGNEFCVERGEAERGRSTPD
- a CDS encoding CaiB/BaiF CoA transferase family protein, translated to MTAGPLAGLVVVDLSRALAGPHASMVLGDLGARVIKVETPGTGDDTRGWGPPFVRPDDPAASAESTYFLSCNRNKESIVLDLKSDDGRSTLGALLERADVLVENFRPGVLDRLGFGTDRLTALNPELITLSISGFGHDGPEGGRAGYDQIAQGEAGLMSLTGSGPDDPQRVGVPVGDLLAGLYGVVGVLAALVERATTRRGQRVRTSLLGGIVGVHAFEGTRWTVAGQVGHAQGNHHPSICPYGLFRCADGSVQIAVGSETLWRRFCTEFDLDPDAAGLATNPDRVEHRAQVIALVEAAFADQDSTPLLARLDAAGIPAGKVRTLGEVYEWEQTRSQHLLVDVEHETLGTTTLPGSPLRFFDGADVETTKLDHRAPPVLDGDGDAVRAWLREG
- a CDS encoding GntR family transcriptional regulator; translation: MIEYRIDRRAGVATYLQIVQQTRQALLLGRLHVGDQLPTAREVVASTAINPNTVLKAYRELEREGLVQARAGAGTFVTRDLAREESDQHSALGAELGAWVEKARRSGLARHETEALMKAWTDQAYPDAEGIR
- a CDS encoding SDR family oxidoreductase — its product is MTTSTPQRSALITGAARGIGRAIALRLAGDGLAVSVADLGSARAAADGVAAEITAAGGTAIPLSVDVTDPDAVDAAVADHVEAHGGLDVMVANAGIAITVPLVETTAAQWKTTMDVNLAGVFHCYRAAAQQMIEQGRGGRIIGAASVASHRAGKFQAAYSASKFAVRGMSQSAAQELAEHGITVNCYSPGVVHTPMWESIDQALAQRKGTELGSEMQAMLGVIPLGRLETPNDVAGVVSFLASPDAAYMTGQSIVVDGGMWFS
- a CDS encoding MFS transporter, which codes for MRHRDFRLLWAAMAVSLMGVGVWVVAVVWQVIALGGGPAQLSVVVGVYTIGILLSVLPAGIAADRLPQRSVMLSSLLLSSVVLLGVAALSLSGVLQLWHLAAGALVLGVSEGLFLPSYTALLPNLLPEHELLAANGLEGVLRPLAQNAAGPALAGVLVTAFSPGLAIAVDGVAFLIAALCLSRVRHRPGPRSAERAAVSVWGDLRGGFRYLVQTRWLLTTLLFAVVLVFMVIGPIEVLLPFAIRELGSDANGHALVLAAFGIGGAVGALLVSSRKLPRRYLTVMIWLWGLGSAPMALLGIVDALWMMVAAVVLVGVTSQGANVIWGTLLQRRVPDGMRGRVSSLDFFVSLILMPASIAVAGPAGALLGIPLVFALAGLVPVALSALALWLGRLKADELAHPLDH